The sequence ATTGTCAACAACATAATAGACCACAGTGCCGCGTCGGGAATTTACGCAACCGGGCTTTATACATACATTGAAAATAATGCATTAAACGACTGCGGTTATATGGGCAGCTATATATCGGGGATCAACCTGTTTACCGAGGCATGGAATTCCCCAAACCACCCTCGCGGCGGATACGCGATATTCAATAATACGGTTTACAACTGCGGCAGGTCAACCTTTAATGTAAGCCGCAGCCAGCAAGCCGGATACGGGCTTGTGCCGTTTATACCGTATGAGGTGGCGTTCAATGATTTCCATGACGGCATTCTGACCTCGCTTGATACGGGATTAACATACGAGTATTATACCCTGCAGGGACATGATAAGCTGAAATCCTCCATGCACCATAATCTTGTGTACTACACGGTCGCTCCGGAGGAAAAGAACGCCTTCTGCATGGGAATATATCATGACGGCGGCACCCAGGGGATTGATACCTACAACAATGTTGTTTTTACAACACAACAGGATACGGTGTTTACCTATGGAGAAGTATTCGTCCAACCGTTGCCGGCGGCAGTCGCCAATCATGATGTGTGGAACAATTCTACACTGCATGTCGTTGAGGGAGGCGTTGCGGCGCTTAAGGAAGAGCATTATCCGAACGGACAGCCGTTTTATGCCGGCGCGCGGCTCGAAGGTGAAAAATATCTTGTGAATTACGAAAGGGTTACTGAAAACAAGAATAACGGCTCTTTCCTGTGGGCGAAGGACGCGGAGCTGTCGGACGGCATAGTTATTGATGAGTACGGATACGCGGCGTTTAGCGGCAACGGTCAGTATATCCGCTTTAAAGATGTGGATTTCGGAGAAGCAAGCAATGTGCTGTCACTGATGTTTGCCGGTGATAAGTATAACACCTTAGATGAAATCGAGATAGTTGTGGGCAGTCTTGCTTCGGGCAAAAAGTATACAAAGAAACTCAATGTGACTTCGCCGTATTTTAATTGCAACAACCTTAATAAAATCCCAATAGACATGACTTCCGGACTTTCCGATGTCTACATATGTATGGCATCTTACAAATCAGTTAGATTTCTCGGCATACTCCAAGATGCTTATAATATTGATAATATGTTGGCGGCAAAGGTATACGGCGGAACTTTTAGCAATGCCTATAACAATTCGATAGGTGATCCCACAGCTTATTTTGTCGGAACGGGAGATCCTGTAAACCCTATGGTAAATAATACTTGGCCGGATAATCTCTTAGAGTACCAAAAAATAACTCTGTTAGGAGACAGTAATATCCTTGTGATTGCTGCGGGAAGCGCCGGCACATCCGCAGGTCAACCCATTGAAGTGCGTCTGGGCAGT comes from Dehalococcoidales bacterium and encodes:
- a CDS encoding carbohydrate-binding protein is translated as VEAKRRQLVADIADRRYVKIEGISTIGGGVRMNNSEMCVLDGLDMHYISHYIDGGDQREGFIDRPRNNTDQNGAPPRGEMGIYVGGTDNIIVNNIIDHSAASGIYATGLYTYIENNALNDCGYMGSYISGINLFTEAWNSPNHPRGGYAIFNNTVYNCGRSTFNVSRSQQAGYGLVPFIPYEVAFNDFHDGILTSLDTGLTYEYYTLQGHDKLKSSMHHNLVYYTVAPEEKNAFCMGIYHDGGTQGIDTYNNVVFTTQQDTVFTYGEVFVQPLPAAVANHDVWNNSTLHVVEGGVAALKEEHYPNGQPFYAGARLEGEKYLVNYERVTENKNNGSFLWAKDAELSDGIVIDEYGYAAFSGNGQYIRFKDVDFGEASNVLSLMFAGDKYNTLDEIEIVVGSLASGKKYTKKLNVTSPYFNCNNLNKIPIDMTSGLSDVYICMASYKSVRFLGILQDAYNIDNMLAAKVYGGTFSNAYNNSIGDPTAYFVGTGDPVNPMVNNTWPDNLLEYQKITLLGDSNILVIAAGSAGTSAGQPIEVRLGSKTGEVLAKYYVNKNSFTDYTPKEVPLSRTLSAGTYDFWLTFPREKGRYLSSNIYYFAFKKMDGN